A region of the Candidatus Korarchaeota archaeon NZ13-K genome:
CCTCCAGAACCTCTCGGCAGCCTTAACGGCGCTCCCCAAGTCTGACATGTGGCCCGGGGAGAGGTAGCCGCCCCTCACAATGATCCCCACTTCCCTCCCCGCGAGAAGTATGCGATCCCCCCTCAGATCGCCGACGAGCCGGGACTTCGCGACCCCCACCGAGGGCCTGCCGAGCAGGAGACCGAGATGGGAGGCCTCACCGAATCCCCTGGGGTGCATCAGACCGTGCCCGTCGACGAATATAACATCGAAACTGCACCTCATGGCGGCGGGGAGCATCCCTCTGAGCTCCCTGAAGGCGAGGTATGTCGGAACGTAGGGCACCTGTGGGACGAACCTCTCGAACCTGGTCTCCAAGATCCTCATGCTCTCATCGACGGTCACGCAGCAGGCCACGGCCTCCTCGCCCCGGTAGCTGACATCTACTCCTGCCGCAACGCTGACGTCCCTCAGCTCCTCCAGGATGACCCTATCCGATAGCCTCACCTGGTCGGAGGCCATCACACTGAAGACGGGCCAGATCTCAAGGTCCGTGAAGATCCTCCCGGCCCTGGCCCTCAGGAGACTACCCTCCTCCCTCAGCCTCTCCTCAGCACCGGGAAGGGGCTCCAGGCTCGATGAAACCACCCTCCACCATGGCAGATCCCGCTCCACCCTTGAGATCTTGAGGAGCTCGTTCTTAACGGCTAGAGCGGCCCTGGGATCCCCCAGCGCCTCAGCTATGACCTTGAAGGTGGTCACCTCCCCCCAAGGGATCCGCTCCACGGCATCCCTCAGGATCCTCTGGAAGGCCGTGAGGGTCATGTGCATCCCTTATATTTGGGAGGGTCCCGATAAATCGATGACCAGGGACCCGTTAGGAGCTCTCAAGTCCTCCTTCGTCGATGAAGTGAACTACGTGATGGGGCAGCTGGGATCCAGCGCTCGCTTCAGCCCGCTGCAGGTGTCCAGGGTTCAGAGGGAGATCTGCAGCTACGGCCTGCCTGTGGGATTCAAGCTGGCTAAGGAGCTGGGGAAGGATCCATCTAGCTCTGCGGAGGAGGTCCTAAGGAGGATGGATCTAAGCAAGGTGGCTTATGCCTCGGATGCGTACGTGGAGAGGGGCTACCTGAACGTGAGGGTGGAGAGGAGGAGGTTCTTCGGGGATGTGATAAGACTGGCCGCCGGTGAGGAGCTGGGGAGAGGGGAGAGGAGGGGGATCAAGATCATGGTGGAGCACACGAGCGTGAACCCAGTTCACCCCCTCCACGTGGGCAGCGGGAGGAATGCTGTGATAGGGGA
Encoded here:
- the argS gene encoding arginine--tRNA ligase gives rise to the protein MTRDPLGALKSSFVDEVNYVMGQLGSSARFSPLQVSRVQREICSYGLPVGFKLAKELGKDPSSSAEEVLRRMDLSKVAYASDAYVERGYLNVRVERRRFFGDVIRLAAGEELGRGERRGIKIMVEHTSVNPVHPLHVGSGRNAVIGDSFSRILNFLGWDVRRHYLVNDCNMQVAILAAGRLRVRDLKPKGKIDHWFGLIYAISNASLEIWRAKMGLPSDSKVEDWVET